In Equus caballus isolate H_3958 breed thoroughbred chromosome 25, TB-T2T, whole genome shotgun sequence, one DNA window encodes the following:
- the NDOR1 gene encoding NADPH-dependent diflavin oxidoreductase 1 isoform X2: protein MPTPRLLVLFGSQTGTAQDVSERLGREARRRRLGCLVQALDSYPVVNLINEPLVIFVCATTGQGDPPDNMKNFWRFIFRKNLPSTSLCQMDFAVLGLGDSSYAKFNFVAKKLHRRLLQLGGSALLPMCLGDDQHELGPDAAIDPWLHDLWKKVLDLHPVPLDLGIIPTGIPLPSKFTLQFLEEAPVTHSEEQHVARMDPQDPPSELHPFLAPMVSNQRVTGPLHFQDVRLIEFDITGSGLSFTAGDVVLIQPKNIAPHVQQFCQLLGLDPDQCFTLQPREPGVPCPVQLPQPCSVRRLVSQYLDITSVPRRSFFELLACLSPHKLEREKLLEFSSAQGQEELCEYCSRPRRTVLEVLCDFPHTAGAIPPDYLLDLVPLIRPRAFSIASSLLAHPSRLQILVAVVQYQTRLKEPRRGLCSSWLASLDPGQGPVRVPLWVRPGSLTFPETPDTPVIMVGPGTGVAPFRATVQERVAQGQTRNFLFFGCRQRDQDFYWEPEWKELEKRGCLTLVTAFSREQEQKVYVQHRLRELGPLVWELLDHQGAYFYLAGNAKYMPVDVSEALMSIFQEEGGLSSPDAAAYLARLQRTLRFQTETWA from the exons ATGCCGACACCGCGGCTTCTGGTCCTTTTCGGCAGCCAGACAGGCACGGCGCAGGATGTGTCGGAGAGGCTGGGCCGCGAGGCCCGGCGCCGGCGGCTCGGCTGCCTGGTGCAGGCCCTGGACTCCTACCCGGTG GTGAATCTGATTAATGAGCCCTTGGTGATATTTGTTTGTGCAACTACAGGCCAAGGAGATCCCCCTGACAACATGAAG AACTTCTGGAGGTTCATATTCCGGAAGAACCTACCGTCGACCTCCCTCTGTCAGATGGACTTTGCTGTCCTGGGCCTTGGGGATTCCTCTTACGCCAA GTTCAATTTTGTGGCCAAGAAGCTACACCGACGGCTGCTGCAGCTCGGGGGCAGTGCCCTGCTGCCCATGTGCCTGGGCGATGACCAGCATGAGCTGGG GCCCGATGCCGCCATTGACCCCTGGCTGCACGACCTGTGGAAGAAGGTGCTGGACCTGCACCCAGTGCCCCTCGACCTGGGCATCATCCCCACTGGCATTCC TTTGCCCTCCAAGTTCACCTTGCAGTTTCTGGAGGAGGCCCCCGTCACACACTCTGAGGAGCAGCATGTGGCCAGGATGGACCCCCAGGATCCCCCTTCAGAGCTGCACCCTTTCCTCGCACCCATGGTCTCCAACCAGAGGGTCACCGGCCCCTTGCACTTCCAGGATGTTCGCCTGATCGAGTTCGACATCACAGGCTCTGGGCTCAG CTTTACAGCTGGCGATGTGGTGCTGATCCAGCCCAAGAACATAGCCCCCCACGTCCAGCAGTTCTGCCAGCTGCTGGGCCTGGACCCCGACCAGTGCTTCACACTGCAGCCGCGGGAGCCAG GTGTCCCCTGCCCCGTGcagctgccccagccctgctctgtgcGGCGCCTTGTGTCCCAGTACCTGGACATCACCAGCGTGCCGCGCCGCTCCTTCTTTGAGCTGCTGGCCTGTCTCTCCCCCCACAAGCTGGAGCGAGAGAAGCTGCTGGAGTTCAGCTCTGCCCAAGGCCAGGAGGAGCTGTGCGAGTACTGCAGCCGGCCCCGCAGGACAGTCCTGGAG GTTTTGTGCGACTTCCCACACACGGCTGGAGCCATCCCCCCAGACTACCTGTTGGACCTCGTCCCCCTGATCCGGCCACGGGCCTTCTCCATCGCCTCCTCCCTGCTG GCTCACCCCTCGAGGCTGCAGATCCTCGTGGCTGTGGTGCAGTACCAGACACGCCTCAAGGAGCCCCGCCGGGGCCTCTGCTCCTCCTGGCTGGCGTCCCTGGACCCTGGACAAG GACCTGTCCGGGTGCCCCTGTGGGTGCGGCCTGGGAGCCTGACCTTCCCAGAGACACCAGACACACCTGTGATCATGGTGGGGCCTGGCACTGGTGTGGCCCCCTTCCGAGCGACTGTCCAGGAGCGTGTGGCCCAGGGTCAGACCA GAAACTTCTTGTTCTTCGGCTGCCGCCAGCGGGACCAGGACTTCTACTGGGAGCCCGAGTGGAAGGAGCTGGAGAAGAGGGGCTGCCTGACCCTGGTCACAGCCTTCTCCCGGGAGCAG GAGCAGAAGGTGTACGTGCAGCACCGGCTCCGGGAACTCGGGCCGCTGGTGTGGGAGCTGCTGGACCACCAGGGTGCTTACTTCTACCTCGCAGG CAATGCCAAGTACATGCCAGTGGATGTGTCAGAAGCCCTGATGTCCATCTTCCAGGAGGAGGGCGGGCTCTCCAGCCCTGACGCCGCTGCCTACCTTGCCAGGCTGCAGCGGACACTGCGTTTCCAGACTGAAACGTGGGCCTGA
- the NDOR1 gene encoding NADPH-dependent diflavin oxidoreductase 1 isoform X1 — translation MPTPRLLVLFGSQTGTAQDVSERLGREARRRRLGCLVQALDSYPVVNLINEPLVIFVCATTGQGDPPDNMKNFWRFIFRKNLPSTSLCQMDFAVLGLGDSSYAKFNFVAKKLHRRLLQLGGSALLPMCLGDDQHELGPDAAIDPWLHDLWKKVLDLHPVPLDLGIIPTGIPLPSKFTLQFLEEAPVTHSEEQHVARMDPQDPPSELHPFLAPMVSNQRVTGPLHFQDVRLIEFDITGSGLSFTAGDVVLIQPKNIAPHVQQFCQLLGLDPDQCFTLQPREPGVPCPVQLPQPCSVRRLVSQYLDITSVPRRSFFELLACLSPHKLEREKLLEFSSAQGQEELCEYCSRPRRTVLEVLCDFPHTAGAIPPDYLLDLVPLIRPRAFSIASSLLAHPSRLQILVAVVQYQTRLKEPRRGLCSSWLASLDPGQGPVRVPLWVRPGSLTFPETPDTPVIMVGPGTGVAPFRATVQERVAQGQTRNFLFFGCRQRDQDFYWEPEWKELEKRGCLTLVTAFSREQEQKVYVQHRLRELGPLVWELLDHQGAYFYLAGRRAGSPALTPLPTLPGCSGHCVSRLKRGPEKPSCWGGHCLLPPYVIPGGGWPVLLHSRTPVHPGSHTQPGPPLPYYHPTPPHSTQL, via the exons ATGCCGACACCGCGGCTTCTGGTCCTTTTCGGCAGCCAGACAGGCACGGCGCAGGATGTGTCGGAGAGGCTGGGCCGCGAGGCCCGGCGCCGGCGGCTCGGCTGCCTGGTGCAGGCCCTGGACTCCTACCCGGTG GTGAATCTGATTAATGAGCCCTTGGTGATATTTGTTTGTGCAACTACAGGCCAAGGAGATCCCCCTGACAACATGAAG AACTTCTGGAGGTTCATATTCCGGAAGAACCTACCGTCGACCTCCCTCTGTCAGATGGACTTTGCTGTCCTGGGCCTTGGGGATTCCTCTTACGCCAA GTTCAATTTTGTGGCCAAGAAGCTACACCGACGGCTGCTGCAGCTCGGGGGCAGTGCCCTGCTGCCCATGTGCCTGGGCGATGACCAGCATGAGCTGGG GCCCGATGCCGCCATTGACCCCTGGCTGCACGACCTGTGGAAGAAGGTGCTGGACCTGCACCCAGTGCCCCTCGACCTGGGCATCATCCCCACTGGCATTCC TTTGCCCTCCAAGTTCACCTTGCAGTTTCTGGAGGAGGCCCCCGTCACACACTCTGAGGAGCAGCATGTGGCCAGGATGGACCCCCAGGATCCCCCTTCAGAGCTGCACCCTTTCCTCGCACCCATGGTCTCCAACCAGAGGGTCACCGGCCCCTTGCACTTCCAGGATGTTCGCCTGATCGAGTTCGACATCACAGGCTCTGGGCTCAG CTTTACAGCTGGCGATGTGGTGCTGATCCAGCCCAAGAACATAGCCCCCCACGTCCAGCAGTTCTGCCAGCTGCTGGGCCTGGACCCCGACCAGTGCTTCACACTGCAGCCGCGGGAGCCAG GTGTCCCCTGCCCCGTGcagctgccccagccctgctctgtgcGGCGCCTTGTGTCCCAGTACCTGGACATCACCAGCGTGCCGCGCCGCTCCTTCTTTGAGCTGCTGGCCTGTCTCTCCCCCCACAAGCTGGAGCGAGAGAAGCTGCTGGAGTTCAGCTCTGCCCAAGGCCAGGAGGAGCTGTGCGAGTACTGCAGCCGGCCCCGCAGGACAGTCCTGGAG GTTTTGTGCGACTTCCCACACACGGCTGGAGCCATCCCCCCAGACTACCTGTTGGACCTCGTCCCCCTGATCCGGCCACGGGCCTTCTCCATCGCCTCCTCCCTGCTG GCTCACCCCTCGAGGCTGCAGATCCTCGTGGCTGTGGTGCAGTACCAGACACGCCTCAAGGAGCCCCGCCGGGGCCTCTGCTCCTCCTGGCTGGCGTCCCTGGACCCTGGACAAG GACCTGTCCGGGTGCCCCTGTGGGTGCGGCCTGGGAGCCTGACCTTCCCAGAGACACCAGACACACCTGTGATCATGGTGGGGCCTGGCACTGGTGTGGCCCCCTTCCGAGCGACTGTCCAGGAGCGTGTGGCCCAGGGTCAGACCA GAAACTTCTTGTTCTTCGGCTGCCGCCAGCGGGACCAGGACTTCTACTGGGAGCCCGAGTGGAAGGAGCTGGAGAAGAGGGGCTGCCTGACCCTGGTCACAGCCTTCTCCCGGGAGCAG GAGCAGAAGGTGTACGTGCAGCACCGGCTCCGGGAACTCGGGCCGCTGGTGTGGGAGCTGCTGGACCACCAGGGTGCTTACTTCTACCTCGCAGG GAGGAGGGCGGGCTCTCCAGCCCTGACGCCGCTGCCTACCTTGCCAGGCTGCAGCGGACACTGCGTTTCCAGACTGAAACGTGGGCCTGAGAAGCCATCCTGCTGGGGCGGTCATTGTCTCCTCCCGCCCTATGTGATCCCAGGCGGGGGATGGCCAGTCCTCCTGCACAGCCGCACTCCAGTCCACCCAGGGTCCCACACTCAGCCTGGACCCCCGCTGCCCTActaccaccccaccccaccccactctaCCCAGCTTTGA
- the NDOR1 gene encoding NADPH-dependent diflavin oxidoreductase 1 isoform X4, whose protein sequence is MPTPRLLVLFGSQTGTAQDVSERLGREARRRRLGCLVQALDSYPVVNLINEPLVIFVCATTGQGDPPDNMKNFWRFIFRKNLPSTSLCQMDFAVLGLGDSSYAKFNFVAKKLHRRLLQLGGSALLPMCLGDDQHELGPDAAIDPWLHDLWKKVLDLHPVPLDLGIIPTGIPLPSKFTLQFLEEAPVTHSEEQHVARMDPQDPPSELHPFLAPMVSNQRVTGPLHFQDVRLIEFDITGSGLSFTAGDVVLIQPKNIAPHVQQFCQLLGLDPDQCFTLQPREPGVPCPVQLPQPCSVRRLVSQYLDITSVPRRSFFELLACLSPHKLEREKLLEFSSAQGQEELCEYCSRPRRTVLEVLCDFPHTAGAIPPDYLLDLVPLIRPRAFSIASSLLAHPSRLQILVAVVQYQTRLKEPRRGLCSSWLASLDPGQGNFLFFGCRQRDQDFYWEPEWKELEKRGCLTLVTAFSREQEQKVYVQHRLRELGPLVWELLDHQGAYFYLAGNAKYMPVDVSEALMSIFQEEGGLSSPDAAAYLARLQRTLRFQTETWA, encoded by the exons ATGCCGACACCGCGGCTTCTGGTCCTTTTCGGCAGCCAGACAGGCACGGCGCAGGATGTGTCGGAGAGGCTGGGCCGCGAGGCCCGGCGCCGGCGGCTCGGCTGCCTGGTGCAGGCCCTGGACTCCTACCCGGTG GTGAATCTGATTAATGAGCCCTTGGTGATATTTGTTTGTGCAACTACAGGCCAAGGAGATCCCCCTGACAACATGAAG AACTTCTGGAGGTTCATATTCCGGAAGAACCTACCGTCGACCTCCCTCTGTCAGATGGACTTTGCTGTCCTGGGCCTTGGGGATTCCTCTTACGCCAA GTTCAATTTTGTGGCCAAGAAGCTACACCGACGGCTGCTGCAGCTCGGGGGCAGTGCCCTGCTGCCCATGTGCCTGGGCGATGACCAGCATGAGCTGGG GCCCGATGCCGCCATTGACCCCTGGCTGCACGACCTGTGGAAGAAGGTGCTGGACCTGCACCCAGTGCCCCTCGACCTGGGCATCATCCCCACTGGCATTCC TTTGCCCTCCAAGTTCACCTTGCAGTTTCTGGAGGAGGCCCCCGTCACACACTCTGAGGAGCAGCATGTGGCCAGGATGGACCCCCAGGATCCCCCTTCAGAGCTGCACCCTTTCCTCGCACCCATGGTCTCCAACCAGAGGGTCACCGGCCCCTTGCACTTCCAGGATGTTCGCCTGATCGAGTTCGACATCACAGGCTCTGGGCTCAG CTTTACAGCTGGCGATGTGGTGCTGATCCAGCCCAAGAACATAGCCCCCCACGTCCAGCAGTTCTGCCAGCTGCTGGGCCTGGACCCCGACCAGTGCTTCACACTGCAGCCGCGGGAGCCAG GTGTCCCCTGCCCCGTGcagctgccccagccctgctctgtgcGGCGCCTTGTGTCCCAGTACCTGGACATCACCAGCGTGCCGCGCCGCTCCTTCTTTGAGCTGCTGGCCTGTCTCTCCCCCCACAAGCTGGAGCGAGAGAAGCTGCTGGAGTTCAGCTCTGCCCAAGGCCAGGAGGAGCTGTGCGAGTACTGCAGCCGGCCCCGCAGGACAGTCCTGGAG GTTTTGTGCGACTTCCCACACACGGCTGGAGCCATCCCCCCAGACTACCTGTTGGACCTCGTCCCCCTGATCCGGCCACGGGCCTTCTCCATCGCCTCCTCCCTGCTG GCTCACCCCTCGAGGCTGCAGATCCTCGTGGCTGTGGTGCAGTACCAGACACGCCTCAAGGAGCCCCGCCGGGGCCTCTGCTCCTCCTGGCTGGCGTCCCTGGACCCTGGACAAG GAAACTTCTTGTTCTTCGGCTGCCGCCAGCGGGACCAGGACTTCTACTGGGAGCCCGAGTGGAAGGAGCTGGAGAAGAGGGGCTGCCTGACCCTGGTCACAGCCTTCTCCCGGGAGCAG GAGCAGAAGGTGTACGTGCAGCACCGGCTCCGGGAACTCGGGCCGCTGGTGTGGGAGCTGCTGGACCACCAGGGTGCTTACTTCTACCTCGCAGG CAATGCCAAGTACATGCCAGTGGATGTGTCAGAAGCCCTGATGTCCATCTTCCAGGAGGAGGGCGGGCTCTCCAGCCCTGACGCCGCTGCCTACCTTGCCAGGCTGCAGCGGACACTGCGTTTCCAGACTGAAACGTGGGCCTGA
- the NDOR1 gene encoding NADPH-dependent diflavin oxidoreductase 1 isoform X3 produces MPTPRLLVLFGSQTGTAQDVSERLGREARRRRLGCLVQALDSYPVVNLINEPLVIFVCATTGQGDPPDNMKNFWRFIFRKNLPSTSLCQMDFAVLGLGDSSYAKFNFVAKKLHRRLLQLGGSALLPMCLGDDQHELGPDAAIDPWLHDLWKKVLDLHPVPLDLGIIPTGIPLPSKFTLQFLEEAPVTHSEEQHVARMDPQDPPSELHPFLAPMVSNQRVTGPLHFQDVRLIEFDITGSGLSFTAGDVVLIQPKNIAPHVQQFCQLLGLDPDQCFTLQPREPGVPCPVQLPQPCSVRRLVSQYLDITSVPRRSFFELLACLSPHKLEREKLLEFSSAQGQEELCEYCSRPRRTVLEVLCDFPHTAGAIPPDYLLDLVPLIRPRAFSIASSLLAHPSRLQILVAVVQYQTRLKEPRRGLCSSWLASLDPGQGNFLFFGCRQRDQDFYWEPEWKELEKRGCLTLVTAFSREQEQKVYVQHRLRELGPLVWELLDHQGAYFYLAGRRAGSPALTPLPTLPGCSGHCVSRLKRGPEKPSCWGGHCLLPPYVIPGGGWPVLLHSRTPVHPGSHTQPGPPLPYYHPTPPHSTQL; encoded by the exons ATGCCGACACCGCGGCTTCTGGTCCTTTTCGGCAGCCAGACAGGCACGGCGCAGGATGTGTCGGAGAGGCTGGGCCGCGAGGCCCGGCGCCGGCGGCTCGGCTGCCTGGTGCAGGCCCTGGACTCCTACCCGGTG GTGAATCTGATTAATGAGCCCTTGGTGATATTTGTTTGTGCAACTACAGGCCAAGGAGATCCCCCTGACAACATGAAG AACTTCTGGAGGTTCATATTCCGGAAGAACCTACCGTCGACCTCCCTCTGTCAGATGGACTTTGCTGTCCTGGGCCTTGGGGATTCCTCTTACGCCAA GTTCAATTTTGTGGCCAAGAAGCTACACCGACGGCTGCTGCAGCTCGGGGGCAGTGCCCTGCTGCCCATGTGCCTGGGCGATGACCAGCATGAGCTGGG GCCCGATGCCGCCATTGACCCCTGGCTGCACGACCTGTGGAAGAAGGTGCTGGACCTGCACCCAGTGCCCCTCGACCTGGGCATCATCCCCACTGGCATTCC TTTGCCCTCCAAGTTCACCTTGCAGTTTCTGGAGGAGGCCCCCGTCACACACTCTGAGGAGCAGCATGTGGCCAGGATGGACCCCCAGGATCCCCCTTCAGAGCTGCACCCTTTCCTCGCACCCATGGTCTCCAACCAGAGGGTCACCGGCCCCTTGCACTTCCAGGATGTTCGCCTGATCGAGTTCGACATCACAGGCTCTGGGCTCAG CTTTACAGCTGGCGATGTGGTGCTGATCCAGCCCAAGAACATAGCCCCCCACGTCCAGCAGTTCTGCCAGCTGCTGGGCCTGGACCCCGACCAGTGCTTCACACTGCAGCCGCGGGAGCCAG GTGTCCCCTGCCCCGTGcagctgccccagccctgctctgtgcGGCGCCTTGTGTCCCAGTACCTGGACATCACCAGCGTGCCGCGCCGCTCCTTCTTTGAGCTGCTGGCCTGTCTCTCCCCCCACAAGCTGGAGCGAGAGAAGCTGCTGGAGTTCAGCTCTGCCCAAGGCCAGGAGGAGCTGTGCGAGTACTGCAGCCGGCCCCGCAGGACAGTCCTGGAG GTTTTGTGCGACTTCCCACACACGGCTGGAGCCATCCCCCCAGACTACCTGTTGGACCTCGTCCCCCTGATCCGGCCACGGGCCTTCTCCATCGCCTCCTCCCTGCTG GCTCACCCCTCGAGGCTGCAGATCCTCGTGGCTGTGGTGCAGTACCAGACACGCCTCAAGGAGCCCCGCCGGGGCCTCTGCTCCTCCTGGCTGGCGTCCCTGGACCCTGGACAAG GAAACTTCTTGTTCTTCGGCTGCCGCCAGCGGGACCAGGACTTCTACTGGGAGCCCGAGTGGAAGGAGCTGGAGAAGAGGGGCTGCCTGACCCTGGTCACAGCCTTCTCCCGGGAGCAG GAGCAGAAGGTGTACGTGCAGCACCGGCTCCGGGAACTCGGGCCGCTGGTGTGGGAGCTGCTGGACCACCAGGGTGCTTACTTCTACCTCGCAGG GAGGAGGGCGGGCTCTCCAGCCCTGACGCCGCTGCCTACCTTGCCAGGCTGCAGCGGACACTGCGTTTCCAGACTGAAACGTGGGCCTGAGAAGCCATCCTGCTGGGGCGGTCATTGTCTCCTCCCGCCCTATGTGATCCCAGGCGGGGGATGGCCAGTCCTCCTGCACAGCCGCACTCCAGTCCACCCAGGGTCCCACACTCAGCCTGGACCCCCGCTGCCCTActaccaccccaccccaccccactctaCCCAGCTTTGA
- the NDOR1 gene encoding NADPH-dependent diflavin oxidoreductase 1 isoform X6, whose translation MPTPRLLVLFGSQTGTAQDVSERLGREARRRRLGCLVQALDSYPVVNLINEPLVIFVCATTGQGDPPDNMKNFWRFIFRKNLPSTSLCQMDFAVLGLGDSSYAKFNFVAKKLHRRLLQLGGSALLPMCLGDDQHELGPDAAIDPWLHDLWKKVLDLHPVPLDLGIIPTGIPLPSKFTLQFLEEAPVTHSEEQHVARMDPQDPPSELHPFLAPMVSNQRVTGPLHFQDVRLIEFDITGSGLSFTAGDVVLIQPKNIAPHVQQFCQLLGLDPDQCFTLQPREPAGAREAAGVQLCPRPGGAVRVLQPAPQDSPGGFVRLPTHGWSHPPRLPVGPRPPDPATGLLHRLLPAGSPLEAADPRGCGAVPDTPQGAPPGPLLLLAGVPGPWTRTCPGAPVGAAWEPDLPRDTRHTCDHGGAWHWCGPLPSDCPGACGPGSDQKLLVLRLPPAGPGLLLGARVEGAGEEGLPDPGHSLLPGAGAEGVRAAPAPGTRAAGVGAAGPPGCLLLPRRQCQVHASGCVRSPDVHLPGGGRALQP comes from the exons ATGCCGACACCGCGGCTTCTGGTCCTTTTCGGCAGCCAGACAGGCACGGCGCAGGATGTGTCGGAGAGGCTGGGCCGCGAGGCCCGGCGCCGGCGGCTCGGCTGCCTGGTGCAGGCCCTGGACTCCTACCCGGTG GTGAATCTGATTAATGAGCCCTTGGTGATATTTGTTTGTGCAACTACAGGCCAAGGAGATCCCCCTGACAACATGAAG AACTTCTGGAGGTTCATATTCCGGAAGAACCTACCGTCGACCTCCCTCTGTCAGATGGACTTTGCTGTCCTGGGCCTTGGGGATTCCTCTTACGCCAA GTTCAATTTTGTGGCCAAGAAGCTACACCGACGGCTGCTGCAGCTCGGGGGCAGTGCCCTGCTGCCCATGTGCCTGGGCGATGACCAGCATGAGCTGGG GCCCGATGCCGCCATTGACCCCTGGCTGCACGACCTGTGGAAGAAGGTGCTGGACCTGCACCCAGTGCCCCTCGACCTGGGCATCATCCCCACTGGCATTCC TTTGCCCTCCAAGTTCACCTTGCAGTTTCTGGAGGAGGCCCCCGTCACACACTCTGAGGAGCAGCATGTGGCCAGGATGGACCCCCAGGATCCCCCTTCAGAGCTGCACCCTTTCCTCGCACCCATGGTCTCCAACCAGAGGGTCACCGGCCCCTTGCACTTCCAGGATGTTCGCCTGATCGAGTTCGACATCACAGGCTCTGGGCTCAG CTTTACAGCTGGCGATGTGGTGCTGATCCAGCCCAAGAACATAGCCCCCCACGTCCAGCAGTTCTGCCAGCTGCTGGGCCTGGACCCCGACCAGTGCTTCACACTGCAGCCGCGGGAGCCAG CTGGAGCGAGAGAAGCTGCTGGAGTTCAGCTCTGCCCAAGGCCAGGAGGAGCTGTGCGAGTACTGCAGCCGGCCCCGCAGGACAGTCCTGGAG GTTTTGTGCGACTTCCCACACACGGCTGGAGCCATCCCCCCAGACTACCTGTTGGACCTCGTCCCCCTGATCCGGCCACGGGCCTTCTCCATCGCCTCCTCCCTGCTG GCTCACCCCTCGAGGCTGCAGATCCTCGTGGCTGTGGTGCAGTACCAGACACGCCTCAAGGAGCCCCGCCGGGGCCTCTGCTCCTCCTGGCTGGCGTCCCTGGACCCTGGACAAG GACCTGTCCGGGTGCCCCTGTGGGTGCGGCCTGGGAGCCTGACCTTCCCAGAGACACCAGACACACCTGTGATCATGGTGGGGCCTGGCACTGGTGTGGCCCCCTTCCGAGCGACTGTCCAGGAGCGTGTGGCCCAGGGTCAGACCA GAAACTTCTTGTTCTTCGGCTGCCGCCAGCGGGACCAGGACTTCTACTGGGAGCCCGAGTGGAAGGAGCTGGAGAAGAGGGGCTGCCTGACCCTGGTCACAGCCTTCTCCCGGGAGCAG GAGCAGAAGGTGTACGTGCAGCACCGGCTCCGGGAACTCGGGCCGCTGGTGTGGGAGCTGCTGGACCACCAGGGTGCTTACTTCTACCTCGCAGG CAATGCCAAGTACATGCCAGTGGATGTGTCAGAAGCCCTGATGTCCATCTTCCAGGAGGAGGGCGGGCTCTCCAGCCCTGA
- the NDOR1 gene encoding NADPH-dependent diflavin oxidoreductase 1 isoform X5 — protein MPTPRLLVLFGSQTGTAQDVSERLGREARRRRLGCLVQALDSYPVVNLINEPLVIFVCATTGQGDPPDNMKNFWRFIFRKNLPSTSLCQMDFAVLGLGDSSYAKFNFVAKKLHRRLLQLGGSALLPMCLGDDQHELGPDAAIDPWLHDLWKKVLDLHPVPLDLGIIPTGIPLPSKFTLQFLEEAPVTHSEEQHVARMDPQDPPSELHPFLAPMVSNQRVTGPLHFQDVRLIEFDITGSGLSFTAGDVVLIQPKNIAPHVQQFCQLLGLDPDQCFTLQPREPAGAREAAGVQLCPRPGGAVRVLQPAPQDSPGGFVRLPTHGWSHPPRLPVGPRPPDPATGLLHRLLPAGSPLEAADPRGCGAVPDTPQGAPPGPLLLLAGVPGPWTRTCPGAPVGAAWEPDLPRDTRHTCDHGGAWHWCGPLPSDCPGACGPGSDQKLLVLRLPPAGPGLLLGARVEGAGEEGLPDPGHSLLPGAGAEGVRAAPAPGTRAAGVGAAGPPGCLLLPRREEGGLSSPDAAAYLARLQRTLRFQTETWA, from the exons ATGCCGACACCGCGGCTTCTGGTCCTTTTCGGCAGCCAGACAGGCACGGCGCAGGATGTGTCGGAGAGGCTGGGCCGCGAGGCCCGGCGCCGGCGGCTCGGCTGCCTGGTGCAGGCCCTGGACTCCTACCCGGTG GTGAATCTGATTAATGAGCCCTTGGTGATATTTGTTTGTGCAACTACAGGCCAAGGAGATCCCCCTGACAACATGAAG AACTTCTGGAGGTTCATATTCCGGAAGAACCTACCGTCGACCTCCCTCTGTCAGATGGACTTTGCTGTCCTGGGCCTTGGGGATTCCTCTTACGCCAA GTTCAATTTTGTGGCCAAGAAGCTACACCGACGGCTGCTGCAGCTCGGGGGCAGTGCCCTGCTGCCCATGTGCCTGGGCGATGACCAGCATGAGCTGGG GCCCGATGCCGCCATTGACCCCTGGCTGCACGACCTGTGGAAGAAGGTGCTGGACCTGCACCCAGTGCCCCTCGACCTGGGCATCATCCCCACTGGCATTCC TTTGCCCTCCAAGTTCACCTTGCAGTTTCTGGAGGAGGCCCCCGTCACACACTCTGAGGAGCAGCATGTGGCCAGGATGGACCCCCAGGATCCCCCTTCAGAGCTGCACCCTTTCCTCGCACCCATGGTCTCCAACCAGAGGGTCACCGGCCCCTTGCACTTCCAGGATGTTCGCCTGATCGAGTTCGACATCACAGGCTCTGGGCTCAG CTTTACAGCTGGCGATGTGGTGCTGATCCAGCCCAAGAACATAGCCCCCCACGTCCAGCAGTTCTGCCAGCTGCTGGGCCTGGACCCCGACCAGTGCTTCACACTGCAGCCGCGGGAGCCAG CTGGAGCGAGAGAAGCTGCTGGAGTTCAGCTCTGCCCAAGGCCAGGAGGAGCTGTGCGAGTACTGCAGCCGGCCCCGCAGGACAGTCCTGGAG GTTTTGTGCGACTTCCCACACACGGCTGGAGCCATCCCCCCAGACTACCTGTTGGACCTCGTCCCCCTGATCCGGCCACGGGCCTTCTCCATCGCCTCCTCCCTGCTG GCTCACCCCTCGAGGCTGCAGATCCTCGTGGCTGTGGTGCAGTACCAGACACGCCTCAAGGAGCCCCGCCGGGGCCTCTGCTCCTCCTGGCTGGCGTCCCTGGACCCTGGACAAG GACCTGTCCGGGTGCCCCTGTGGGTGCGGCCTGGGAGCCTGACCTTCCCAGAGACACCAGACACACCTGTGATCATGGTGGGGCCTGGCACTGGTGTGGCCCCCTTCCGAGCGACTGTCCAGGAGCGTGTGGCCCAGGGTCAGACCA GAAACTTCTTGTTCTTCGGCTGCCGCCAGCGGGACCAGGACTTCTACTGGGAGCCCGAGTGGAAGGAGCTGGAGAAGAGGGGCTGCCTGACCCTGGTCACAGCCTTCTCCCGGGAGCAG GAGCAGAAGGTGTACGTGCAGCACCGGCTCCGGGAACTCGGGCCGCTGGTGTGGGAGCTGCTGGACCACCAGGGTGCTTACTTCTACCTCGCAGG GAGGAGGGCGGGCTCTCCAGCCCTGACGCCGCTGCCTACCTTGCCAGGCTGCAGCGGACACTGCGTTTCCAGACTGAAACGTGGGCCTGA